In one Lolium rigidum isolate FL_2022 chromosome 3, APGP_CSIRO_Lrig_0.1, whole genome shotgun sequence genomic region, the following are encoded:
- the LOC124695390 gene encoding putative disease resistance RPP13-like protein 1 — translation MARELHELETTIMPQFKLVIEAADRGNHRLMLDKWLQELKEAFYMAEDLLEKHEYNLLKRKANGKDFLPANASSISGTLMKPLRAASSRLSNLSSKNRKLLRQLNELKATLAKAKDFRELLCLPAGSNNAECPTLPSAVVPEATSLPPLKVIGRDMDRDHVIDSLMKTTATGSSTAMYSGLAIVGVGGMGKSTLAQYVYNDKRVKEYFDVTMWVSISRKLDVRRHTREIIESASQGECPRIDNLDTLQRKLTDILQESGKFLLVLDDVWFEPGSDREWDQLLAPLVSQQIGSKVLVTSRRNTFPVALYCEEVCPLESMEDTQFLALFKHHAFSGPEIKDRQLRETLEDFAEKIAKRLGKSPLAAKVVGSQLKGKTYITAWEDALTIKIDKLSEPIRALLWSYEKLDPCVQRCFLYCSLFPKGHRYTVRELVHLWTAEGLVDSCNQSKRAEDVSWDCFSEMISVSFLQPLYGCPTPFGMHDLLHDLAESLSKEEYFRLEDDKVTEIPSTVRHLSVCVDSMMQHKQSICKLVHLRTIICIDPLMDDVGDIFNQILQNLKKLRVLGLSSYNSSKLPESVGELKHLRYLNIIRTLISELPRSLCTLYHLQLLLLNDKVNRMPEKLYNLRKLRHLERHVDYIDTSCKTLLPQVPNIGKLTLLQQFEKFSVQKKKGYELQQLRDMNELRGTLSVTNLENVTGKDEALESNLHQKSHLRSLELVWSCKNNPNVEDSLHLEILEGLMPPPQLEDLVIDGYRSSIFPGWLFYGSYFEKLKYLRFVNCSALQSLPYNTGLFVNCYSLTLRNVPNLKTLSCLPLGLKTLTVDKCPLLTFISYDGLEHHDQREKIMTTDLLASQLGLIWEVDSGSDISSVLSSQYSFLKQLMILMHADVSHVPNLESALEREKGKVLIKEDIIKAWICCHEQRMRLVYGMSIALPLILPSGLRELSLSSCSITDGALAICLDSLPSLRRLRLIEIMTLTTLPSEEVLQHLTELSQLSIQSCWCLRSLGGLCAATSLSSVGLTSCPSLELLHGAECLPLSLEGLSIDNCVLAADFLCADWPHMGSIRISKCRSTACLFVGSLTSVKSFSLHHLPDLCTLEGLSSLQLRHLYLIDVPKLTPQCISQFSVQYSLSVSSPVILDSMLSAEGFTVPASLSLMECKEPYVSFEESANFISVKILIFSDCQMISLPTNLMFFSSLKKLEIRSCLNISSLPDLPSSLEHICVRNCCELLKESCRAPDGESWPKIAHIRWKEFS, via the exons ATGGCCCGTGAGCTCCACGAACTGGAGACCACTATCATGCCACAGTTCAAGCTGGTGATTGAAGCAGCAGACAGGGGGAACCACAGGCTCATGCTGGACAAATGGCTCCAGGAACTCAAAGAAGCCTTCTACATGGCTGAAGACTTACTGGAAAAGCATGAGTATAACCTCCTCAAGCGCAAAGCCAACGGGAAGGATTTCCTGCCGGCTAATGCCTCCTCAATCAGCGGCACTCTTATGAAGCCTCTGCGTGCTGCATCGAGCAGGCTGTCCAATCTGAGCTCAAAGAACAGAAAGCTACTTCGCCAGCTGAATGAACTGAAGGCTACCCTGGCAAAAGCCAAGGATTTCCGTGAACTGCTCTGCTTACCAGCTGGTTCTAATAATGCAGAGTGCCCCACCTTACCATCAGCTGTTGTTCCTGAGGCCACGTCACTACCTCCTCTTAAAGTTATAGGTCGTGACATGGATCGCGATCATGTAATAGATAGTCTTATGAAAACAACTGCTACTGGGTCTAGTACAGCTATGTACTCGGGTTTGGCCATTGTTGGAGTTGGAGGCATGGGAAAGTCCACCTTGGCACAGTATGTTTACAATGACAAGAGGGTAAAAGAATATTTTGATGTGACAATGTGGGTAAGCATTTCGCGCAAACTTGATGTGCGACGTCATACACGGGAGATCATCGAGTCTGCCTCTCAGGGAGAATGCCCACGCATTGATAACCTTGATACTCTGCAGCGCAAGTTGACAGAC ATACTGCAAGAATCAGGGAAATTCCTGCTTGTGTTGGATGATGTCTGGTTTGAACCTGGCAGTGATAGGGAATGGGACCAACTGCTAGCTCCTCTAGTTTCCCAACAGATAGGAAGCAAAGTTTTGgtaacttctcgacggaatacatTTCCAGTTGCTCTTTACTGTGAAGAAGTGTGTCCTCTGGAGAGCATGGAAGATACTCAGTTCTTGGCACTCTTCAAACACCATGCATTCTCTGGACCAGAAATCAAAGATCGGCAGTTGCGTGAAACGTTGGAAGATTTTGCAGAGAAGATTGCTAAAAGGCTTGGAAAATCTCCTTTGGCAGCAAAAGTTGTGGGTTCCCAGTTGAAAGGAAAAACATATATCACCGCATGGGAGGATGCTCTAACTATAAAGATCGATAAATTAAGTGAGCCCATTAGAGCTCTGTTGTGGAGTTATGAGAAATTAGATCCATGTGTGCAGAGATGCTTCCTATATTGCAGCTTGTTTCCAAAAGGTCACAGGTATACCGTTCGTGAGTTGGTTCATCTTTGGACGGCCGAGGGCCTTGTTGATTCATGCAATCAAAGCAAGAGGGCGGAAGATGTTTCGTGGGATTGCTTCAGCGAGATGATCTCTGTGTCGTTCCTTCAACCACTTTATGGCTGCCCTACCCCGTTTGGTATGCATGATCTCCTTCATGATCTGGCAGAATCACTATCTAAAGAAGAGTACTTCAGATTGGAAGATGATAAGGTGACAGAAATACCATCCACTGTTCGACATCTATCTGTTTGTGTTGATAGTATGATGCAACATAAGCAAAGTATCTGCAAGCTAGTTCATTTACGTACTATTATCTGCATAGACCCCCTAATGGATGATGTAGGTGACATTTTCAATCAGATACTACAGAATTTGAAGAAGTTGCGTGTGTTAGGTTTGTCATCTTACAACAGTAGTAAGTTGCCAGAATCTGTTGGTGAGTTGAAGCACCTTCGGTATTTGAACATCATCAGAACGCTTATTTCTGAATTGCCAAGATCACTGTGTACGCTTTACCACTTGCAGTTACTTCTGTTAAATGACAAAGTTAATAGAATGCCCGAGAAACTCTACAATTTAAGGAAGTTACGACATCTTGAACGGCATGTTGATTATATTGACACATCATGCAAAACATTACTGCCTCAAGTTCCTAACATTGGCAAGCTAACTTTGCTTCAACAATTTGAGAAATTTTCTGTGCAAAAGAAAAAGGGATATGAGTTGCAACAGCTAAGGGACATGAATGAGCTTCGTGGCACTTTAAGTGTCACAAATCTCGAGAATGTCACTGGAAAGGATGAAGCCTTAGAGTCGAATTTGCATCAGAAAAGTCATCTTAGAAGCTTGGAACTTGTCTGGAGTTGCAAGAATAACCCGAACGTAGAAGATAGTTTACATTTGGAGATTCTAGAAGGCCTGATGCCACCGCCTCAACTTGAAGACCTTGTAATTGACGGATACAGATCTTCTATATTTCCGGGCTGGTTATTTTATGGTTCGTATTTTGAGAAGTTGAAATATTTAAGGTTTGTTAATTGCAGTGCGTTACAAAGCCTGCCATATAATACTGGGCTATTTGTGAACTGCTATTCACTTACCCTCAGGAATGTTCCAAACCTGAAGACATTATCTTGTCTTCCACTAGGCCTTAAAACATTAACAGTAGACAAATGCCCACTGCTTACATTTATTTCCTACGATGGACTGGAACATCATGATCAAAGAGAAAAAATCATGACGACAGACCTTTTGGCATCACAACTTGGTTTAATCTGGGAGGTGGATTCTGGATCAGATATTAGCAGTGTACTGTCGTCGCAATATTCCTTTCTAAAGCAACTGATGATATTAATGCATGCTGATGTGTCACATGTTCCAAACCTTGAAAGTGCTCTAGAAAGAGAGAAAGGCAAAGTATTGATAAAAGAGGATATCATCAAGGCATGGATATGTTGTCACGAGCAGAGGATGAGACTTGTGTATGGAATGAGCATTGCGCTGCCACTGATTTTACCATCAGGACTTCGTGAGCTTTCTCTTTCTTCATGCAGTATTACAGATGGAGCTTTAGCTATTTGCCTTGATAGCCTGCCTTCACTGAGACGTTTGCGCTTGATTGAGATTATGACATTAACTACACTTCCTTCAGAAGAGGTCCTCCAACATTTGACAGAACTTTCGCAGTTGTCCATCCAATCTTGCTGGTGTCTCAGGTCATTAGGGGGCTTATGTGCTGCTACCTCTCTTTCATCTGTTGGATTGACTTCATGCCCTTCTTTAGAGTTGTTACATGGAGCAGAATGTTTGCCGTTATCCCTTGAGGGCCTTAGTATAGACAATTGCGTTCTTGCAGCTGACTTCCTCTGTGCTGACTGGCCACACATGGGTAGTATTCGCATAAGCAAATGTAGAAGCACCGCATGCTTATTTGTTGGCAGTCTCACCTCTGTTAAATCATTCTCACTGCATCACTTGCCAGACTTATGTACGCTTGAAGGATTGTCTTCCCTGCAACTTCGCCACCTATATTTGATAGATGTTCCAAAACTCACCCCCCAGTGTATCTCACAGTTTAGTGTCCAGTACTCACTCTCGGTTAGCAGTCCTGTAATACTCGACAGCATGCTCTCGGCTGAAGGTTTCACAGTTCcagcatctctctctctcatggaaTGCAAGGAACCATACGTTTCATTTGAAGAATCCGCAAATTTCATATCTGTCAAGATCCTGATATTCAGTGATTGTCAAATGATTTCCCTGCCAACAAATCTTATGTTCTTCTCCAGTCTGAAGAAGCTCGAAATCCGTAGCTGCCTCAACATATCATCTTTACCAGATTTGCCATCCTCCCTCGAGCACATATGCGTACGGAATTGCTGTGAGCTATTGAAGGAGAGCTGCCGAGCACCTGATGGAGAAAGTTGGCCAAAGATCGCGCATATCCGCTGGAAGGAATTTAGTTGA
- the LOC124698052 gene encoding F-box protein At5g49610-like, translated as MVATRRSHYIAAMSESTRAPEQRLRPFAGFPEELVSEILLRLPPKSILRCRAVCKDWRRITSDGAFLLAHHRRQPPRRLLSFVRDVGCRRDLDYCIETLDLHTNQLRSVVRFTDSGLSHYDDSPFKVYAACDGLLLMSYYTRLHLWNPATRKWCSAYPPALQHDTIMGLYAHGCPHSREYRVLYYRSIGVAPTFYINTVGSENERVIWPETSSGSVTQWLQREPLNLRLDKPCLFSNNLHWPPCSTWLECLLVFDTVAEVFRWLQGPTKLGRMTWLLEMEGSLAISSSNIGGSEVDLWLLQDYKSAIWVHKYRIKLPVLEIRRFDQDAVWFSQVVSPEGDVLVDVGGFLLHYDIKGNMLQKFHCDGRMLNFTTHILQESLVPHTFFRTQEDGNVEEPPFFRWL; from the exons ATGGTGGCTACACGCCGCTCCCACTACATCGCGGCCATGTCGGAGAGCACAAGAGCACCGGAGCAGCGGCTGAGGCCCTTTGCGGGCTTCCCCGAGGAGCTAGTGTCCGAGATCCTACTGCGCCTACCGCCGAAAtccatcctccgctgccgcgcCGTCTGCAAGGACTGGCGCCGCATCACATCCGACGGCGCCTTCCTCCTagcccaccaccgccgccagccgCCTCGGCGGCTCCTCTCCTTCGTCCGCGACGTGGGTTGTAGACGCGACCTGGACTACTGCATCGAAACCCTGGACCTCCACACTAACCAGCTACGGTCCGTTGTCAGATTCACCGACAGCGGTTTGAGTCACTATGATGACAGCCCGTTTAAGGTCTATGCAGCCTGTGATGGTCTCCTGCTCATGTCCTACTATACCCGCCTACACCTCTGGAACCCTGCCACACGCAAGTGGTGTTCCGCCTACCCGCCGGCGCTTCAGCATGACACCATCATGGGATTGTATGCTCACGGCTGTCCGCATTCACGCGAGTACCGTGTCTTGTACTACCGAAGCATTGGTGTGGCACCAACGTTCTATATCAATACTGTGGGCTCAGAGAATGAGAGGGTGATTTGGCCTGAAACATCCTCAGGGTCCGTGACACAATGGCTGCAGAGAGAGCCATTAAATCTACGGTTGGATAAGCCTTGCCTCTTCTCCAACAACCTGCATTGGCCACCGTGCTCGACTTGGCTGGAATGCTTACTGGTGTTTGACACTGTGGCCGAGGTGTTTCGGTGGTTACAAGGTCCTACTAAGTTAGGGCGTATGACCtggttgcttgagatggagggcagTCTTGCCATTTCCAGCAGCAATATAGGTGGATCAGAGGTGGATCTCTGGCTTCTGCAGGACTACAAGAGTGCCATCTGGGTCCACAAGTATCGGATTAAACTGCCAGTGCTAGAGATTCGTCGGTTTGACCAAGATGCAGT TTGGTTCTCACAAGTTGTTTCCCCGGAGGGAGATGTGCTGGTTGATGTCGGAGGTTTTCTGTTGCACTATGACATTAAGGGCAATATGCTACAGAAGTTCCATTGTGATGGCCGCATGCTTAACTTCACGACACATATTCTTCAAGAAAGTCTTGTTCCCCACACATTCTTTAGGACGCAGGAGGACGGAAATGTCGAAGAACCACCTTTCTTCCGGTGGCTGTAG
- the LOC124702196 gene encoding F-box/kelch-repeat protein At3g23880-like isoform X1, protein MAEVANPPPGRRAIPLADLPGELLLDILLRLPPKSILRCRAVCTAWRRITTDRAFLLAHHGRQPSQRLLSFVRDVGCNAGCGIIDLNLLDYCVEAVDLRTREFRSVVRFTGNDYSRFDEDDCPFTVHAACDGLLLMSYYDTLYICNPATREWASVRPPSLRTHKIAGLYVHGPSGEYRVLSYREDRRTRTNKFFINTVGSKNMRRIKFGSYSESMRNLLAGGSRSTQFDRPFLSHGKLHWLPQSTPPKNILVFDTVAEEFSWLPTPVETWHVVSLLEVDGTLAMSESRVGTSKVDLWVLQDYKSAAWVHKCRIELPAADIYLIAKHERWTSQVVSADGDVLVDCTDWCTTGWQLHYDRKGNLLRKFQCNPSLSLTTHILKESLLPHPFFRMQQDGSARGPPFFRGL, encoded by the coding sequence ATGGCCGAGGTCGCAAATCCGCCGCCGGGGAGACGGGCGATTCCCCTCGCCGACCTCCCTGGAGAGCTCCTGTTGGATATCCTGCTCCGCCTGCCGCCAAAATCGATCCTCCGGTGCCGCGCCGTCTGCACGGCCTGGCGCCGCATCACCACCGACCGAGCCTTCCTCCTCGCCCACCACGGCCGGCAGCCTTCGCAGCGGCTCCTCTCCTTCGTCCGCGACGTTGGCTGTAACGCCGGCTGCGGCATCATTGACCTCAACCTCTTGGACTACTGCGTCGAAGCCGTGGATCTTCGTACCCGCGAGTTCCGGTCCGTTGTCAGGTTCACCGGCAACGATTACAGCCGCTTCGACGAAGACGACTGCCCTTTCACGGTCCACGCCGCCTGCGATGGTCTCTTGCTCATGTCCTACTATGACACCTTATACATCTGCAACCCGGCCACACGGGAGTGGGCTTCAGTCCGCCCACCTTCACTTCGCACTCACAAGATTGCCGGGCTCTATGTTCACGGCCCTTCCGGAGAGTACCGGGTGTTGTCCTATAGAGAGGATCGTCGGACTCGGACAAATAagttcttcatcaacaccgtgggCTCGAAGAATATGAGGCGCATTAAGTTTGGTTCATACTCGGAGTCCATGAGAAACTTGTTAGCCGGAGGGTCGAGATCTACCCAGTTTGACAGGCCTTTCTTGTCTCATGGCAAGCTGCATTGGCTGCCGCAATCGACACCGCCCAAGAACATATTGGTGTTTGACACTGTGGCTGAGGAGTTCTCATGGTTGCCTACTCCTGTTGAGACATGGCATGTGGTGTCGTTGCTTGAGGTGGACGGCACACTGGCCATGTCCGAAAGTCGGGTGGGTACGTCCAAGGTCGATCTTTGGGTTCTACAGGATTACAAGAGCGCGGCGTGGGTGCACAAGTGTCGGATTGAACTGCCAGCGGCTGATATTTACCTTATTGCCAAACATGAACGTTGGACGTCACAAGTTGTGTCCGCAGACGGAGATGTGCTGGTTGATTGCACAGATTGGTGTACCACTGGCTGGCAGTTGCACTATGACAGAAAGGGTAATTTGCTTAGGAAATTTCAGTGTAATCCCAGCCTGAGCTTAACTACACATATCCTCAAAGAAAGCCTTCTTCCACACCCGTTCTTTCGGATGCAGCAGGATGGAAGCGCCCGCGGACCACCTTTCTTTAGGGGACTGTAG
- the LOC124702195 gene encoding F-box protein At5g49610-like — protein MVATRRSHYIAAMSESTRAPEQRLRPFAGFPEELVSEILLRLPPKSILRCRAVCKDWRHITSDGAFLLAHHRRQPPRRLLSFVRDVGPRRDLDYCIETLDLHTNQLRSVVRFTDSGLSHYDDSPFKVYAACDGLLLMSYYTRLHLWNPATRQWCSAYPPALQHDTIMGLYAHGCSHSSREYRVLYYRSIGVAPTFYVNTVGTENERVIWPETSSRSVTQWLQREPLNLRLDKPCLFSNNLHWPPCSTLLKCLLVFDTVAEVFQWLQGPTELGHMTWLLEMEGTLAISSSNIGGSEVDLWLLQDYKSAMWVHKYRIKLPVLEIRRFEPEFISPEGDVLVDEDGETDADWFSQVVSPEGDVLVDVGGFLLHYDIKGNMLQKFHCDGRMLNFTTHILQESLVPHTFFRTQEDGNVEEPPFFRWL, from the coding sequence ATGGTGGCTACACGCCGCTCCCACTACATCGCGGCCATGTCGGAGAGCACAAGAGCACCGGAGCAGCGGCTGAGGCCCTTTGCGGGCTTCCCCGAGGAGCTAGTGTCGGAGATCCTGCTCCGCCTGCCGCCGAAAtccatcctccgctgccgcgcCGTCTGCAAGGACTGGCGCCACATCACATCCGACGGCGCCTTCCTCCTagcccaccaccgccgccagccgCCTCGGCGGCTCCTGTCCTTCGTCCGCGACGTGGGTCCTAGGCGCGACCTGGACTACTGCATCGAAACCCTGGACCTCCACACTAACCAGCTACGGTCCGTTGTCAGATTCACCGACAGCGGTTTGAGTCATTATGATGACAGCCCGTTTAAGGTCTATGCAGCCTGTGATGGTCTCCTCCTCATGTCCTACTATACCCGCCTACACCTCTGGAACCCTGCCACACGGCAGTGGTGTTCCGCCTACCCGCCGGCGCTTCAGCATGACACCATCATGGGATTGTATGCTCACGGCTGTTCGCATTCGTCGCGCGAGTACCGTGTCTTGTACTACCGAAGCATTGGTGTGGCACCAACGTTCTATGTCAATACTGTGGGCACAGAGAATGAGAGGGTGATTTGGCCTGAAACATCCTCGAGGTCTGTGACACAATGGCTGCAGAGAGAGCCATTAAATCTACGCTTGGATAAGCCTTGCCTCTTCTCCAACAACCTGCATTGGCCACCGTGCTCGACTTTGCTGAAATGCTTACTGGTGTTTGACACTGTGGCCGAGGTGTTTCAGTGGCTCCAAGGTCCTACTGAGTTAGGGCATATGACCtggttgcttgagatggagggcacTCTTGCCATTTCCAGCAGCAATATAGGTGGATCAGAGGTGGATCTCTGGCTTCTGCAGGACTACAAGAGTGCCATGTGGGTCCACAAGTATCGGATTAAACTGCCAGTGCTAGAGATACGTCGGTTTGAACCAGAATTTATTTCCCCGGAGGGAGATGTgctggttgatgaagatggtgaaaCTGATGCAGATTGGTTCTCACAAGTTGTTTCCCCGGAGGGAGATGTGCTGGTTGATGTCGGAGGTTTTCTGTTGCACTATGACATTAAGGGCAATATGCTACAGAAGTTCCATTGTGATGGCCGCATGCTTAACTTCACGACACATATTCTTCAAGAAAGTCTTGTTCCCCACACATTCTTTAGGACGCAGGAGGACGGAAATGTCGAAGAACCACCTTTCTTCCGGTGGCTGTAG